One genomic window of Caballeronia sp. SBC1 includes the following:
- a CDS encoding NAD(P)/FAD-dependent oxidoreductase, producing MAFIPNLRRRKPIIAAGETSPVAQPSFGYIDTLFDYGALLAASPDSLGTLQAASNKTIAIIGAGMSGLVSAYELLRAGASNVVLYEASGRIGGRAYSIPFTSQAPAFLAELGAMRFPPSEYSLFHYLNRFGIQANSSFPDPGDVLTNLGYQGQTYTWPAKGNPPDMFATVHAGWSAFISDGFTPSSGPALLAPVAITELLRSGQSGAARTAWQAYIDMFGNQSFYGALQTLFSGANPPGGKQWRNPDDYELFGALGVGSGGLGPMYPVAFLEIVRLMVDELETDQLFIPAGIESLANAFSEQVFGGRSIAQRVVNTPVSRVTRNSEGVMLTLADGSVQFADRVIVTASTRAMQIDMALSAPASALSAQQCSAVNDVHLTSSSKVFVMTQRKFWLDENLPANIQTDTLVRGVYCLDYAPADPDSPGVVLLSYAWEDDAIKQLALGGNQQRVQRLVADLAQTNAAFAQYVVPINNDYQTYVRTVDWDLEQGYYGAFKLNFAGGDAQSQQLFFQFQDSLQSATDPFIYLAGDSCSFTGGWVEGALQTGINAVCAVIRSLGGSVVPNNPLDNMSPPYDYSGASTSEAGEAGRSR from the coding sequence ATGGCCTTCATTCCAAATCTACGTCGCAGAAAGCCGATTATTGCAGCCGGCGAAACATCTCCAGTTGCGCAACCCAGTTTCGGTTATATCGATACCCTGTTCGATTACGGCGCATTGCTCGCCGCCTCGCCGGATTCGCTGGGAACATTGCAGGCGGCCAGCAACAAGACGATTGCGATTATTGGCGCGGGTATGAGCGGCCTCGTGTCGGCGTATGAATTACTCCGCGCCGGCGCATCAAACGTCGTGCTGTATGAAGCGTCCGGGCGCATTGGCGGCCGAGCCTACAGCATTCCCTTTACGAGTCAGGCGCCCGCATTCCTGGCCGAACTCGGCGCCATGCGTTTCCCTCCCAGCGAATACAGCCTGTTCCATTACCTCAACCGCTTCGGCATCCAGGCAAACTCAAGTTTCCCCGATCCAGGCGACGTGCTGACCAATCTGGGTTATCAAGGACAGACCTACACATGGCCGGCGAAAGGCAACCCGCCCGATATGTTCGCGACTGTCCATGCGGGCTGGAGCGCGTTCATCAGTGACGGCTTCACGCCCTCCTCCGGGCCTGCCCTGCTCGCGCCGGTTGCCATTACCGAGCTGCTGCGCAGCGGACAGTCAGGGGCGGCGCGGACCGCGTGGCAGGCGTATATCGACATGTTCGGCAACCAGAGCTTCTATGGCGCGCTGCAGACACTGTTCAGCGGCGCGAATCCGCCCGGCGGCAAGCAATGGCGCAACCCGGACGACTACGAGCTGTTTGGCGCGCTAGGCGTGGGGTCGGGCGGACTCGGGCCAATGTACCCAGTCGCTTTCCTGGAGATCGTGCGCCTGATGGTCGATGAACTCGAAACTGACCAGTTGTTCATTCCGGCGGGCATTGAATCGCTGGCAAACGCATTTAGCGAGCAAGTATTCGGCGGCCGCTCGATTGCGCAGCGTGTCGTCAACACCCCGGTGTCACGCGTCACCCGTAATAGCGAGGGTGTGATGCTCACGCTGGCGGACGGATCGGTCCAGTTCGCCGATCGTGTGATCGTGACAGCCAGCACGCGGGCGATGCAAATCGACATGGCGTTGAGCGCACCCGCGTCGGCGCTCTCCGCGCAGCAGTGCTCGGCGGTCAATGACGTGCACCTGACCAGCTCGTCGAAAGTGTTCGTGATGACGCAGCGAAAATTCTGGCTCGACGAGAACCTGCCCGCGAATATCCAGACCGATACGCTCGTACGTGGCGTGTATTGCCTCGATTACGCGCCCGCCGATCCCGATTCGCCGGGCGTCGTGCTGCTCAGTTACGCGTGGGAAGACGACGCCATCAAGCAACTCGCGCTCGGCGGCAATCAGCAGCGCGTGCAGCGGCTCGTGGCCGACCTGGCGCAGACCAATGCCGCGTTTGCGCAGTATGTCGTGCCGATCAATAACGACTACCAGACCTATGTGAGGACCGTCGACTGGGATCTGGAGCAAGGGTATTACGGCGCATTCAAGCTGAATTTTGCCGGTGGCGATGCCCAGAGCCAGCAGTTGTTCTTCCAGTTCCAGGACAGCCTGCAGTCCGCAACGGACCCCTTCATCTATCTGGCCGGCGACAGTTGCTCATTTACCGGCGGATGGGTGGAAGGCGCGCTGCAAACGGGTATTAATGCGGTGTGCGCCGTGATCCGGAGCCTGGGCGGCAGCGTTGTGCCGAACAATCCGCTGGATAACATGTCGCCTCCGTATGACTATAGCGGCGCTTCGACCAGCGAGGCCGGCGAGGCCGGGCGCTCACGTTAA